Proteins from a genomic interval of Papaver somniferum cultivar HN1 chromosome 4, ASM357369v1, whole genome shotgun sequence:
- the LOC113272710 gene encoding uncharacterized protein LOC113272710 — protein sequence MSMSRKVNEVTSSPHLEHRIGNMEKFIQQMDSVIIPSYEEEVEQVNAVFPNQQRQRYDPYSNTYSLGWRDHPNFSYANKQDADQGPVFNRPSGVQQQQQPQPVQNSESSEMLAMMNNLTTMVQKNQQTADGAIKELQTQISTMDGRLNHLETQNNGKLPYQPLNPRDSVNAVTLRNGTRTVQPEDAENNKDPKGPVLEKDITDFSQTDEVPKENSKTHVSTYVPPFPFPRRFDNSKKAEQDKEILDIFRKIHVNIPLMDAIKQIPKYARIMKNLCTNKQRLTGNEVMKVGENSSAILQKKLPLKYKDPDSFDIPIFIGNTKFNKAMLDLGASVNVMTASIYESLNLGPLKETGITLQLADRSNVYPRGIIEDVLVQVNQLIFPADFRVLEMIDGLTYTYLPLLLGRPFMSTARTKIDVHDGSLTMKFDGEVICFNIYETMRYPSVVHYCFSVDVIDSLAQQMFDLRCDDPLETVITRSVGSKDFKDPRTELKLGDKFEETIGELNSLQQCPPTHDISFISLPWMKSYCHLFCRHLS from the coding sequence ATGTCTATGAGTCGAAAGGTTAATGAGGTTACTTCTTCACCGCATTTAGAACATAGGATTGGTAATATGGAGAAGTTTATACAACAAATGGACTCAGTAATCATTCCTTCTTATGAGGAAGaagttgaacaagtaaatgcAGTATTTCCGAATCAACAGAGACAACGGTATGATCCATATTCCAACACTTATAGTCTAGGGTGGAGAGATCATCCCAATTTtagttatgcaaacaagcaagatGCAGATCAAGGACCGGTTTTCAATCGTCCTAGTGgtgttcaacaacaacaacaaccacaaccagtGCAGAACTCAGAATCATCAGAGATGCTTGCTATGATGAATAATCTAACCACAATGGTGCAAAAGAATCAGCAAACGGCTGATGGTGccatcaaggagttgcagacacaaattaGCACCATGGATGGTAGATTGAACCATTTGGAGACGCAGAATAATGGGAAACTCCCTTATCAACCTCTTAACCCAAGAGATTCTGTCAACGCTGTGACATTGAGAAATGGTACACGAACTGTGCAACCAGAAGATGCTGAGAATAACAAAGACCCTAAGGGGCCGGTTTTGGAGAAAGATATTACTGACTTTTCCCAAACCGATGAGGTACCTAAAGAAAACTCTAAGACTcatgtttctacttatgttcctccttttccttttcctcgCAGGTTTGATAACTCTAAAAAGGCGGAACAAGATAAGGAGATCTTAGATATTTTcaggaagattcatgtgaacattccaCTAATGGATGCTATTAAACAAATCCCCAAGTACGCgagaattatgaaaaacttgtgcacCAATAAACAGAGGTTaaccggtaatgaggtaatgaAAGTGGGGGAAAATTCTTCGGCTATCTTGCAAAAGAAACTCCCACTTAAATATAAAGACCCCGATAGTTTTGATATTCCTATTTTTATTGGTAACACTAAGTTTAATAAGGCCATGCTTGATTTAGGAGCATCAGTAAATGTTATGACTGCATCTATATATGAATCTCTCAATTTAGGTCCCTTGAAAGAAACTGGAATTACTTTACAGTTGGCTGACCGTTCTAATGTATACCCTAGAGGTATTATTGAGGATGTACTTGTGCAGGTGAACCAGCTAATTTTTCCAGCGGATTTCCGTGTATTGGAGATGATAGACGGATTAACTTACACATATCTACCGTTACTTCTTGGTCGACCATTTATGAGCACGGCTAGAACTAAAATTGATGTGCATGATGGTTCATTGACTATGAAATTTGATGGAGAAGTAATATGTTTCAACATTTACGAAacaatgagatatcctagtgttgTCCACTATTGCTTCTCTGTTGATGTGATTGACTCACTAGCTCAACAGATGTTTGATTTGAGGTGTGATGATCCATTGGAGACTGTTATCACGAGAAGTGTGGGCTCTAAAGATTTTAAAGATCCGAGGACCGAGCTTAAGTTAGGGGAcaaatttgaggaaaccattggTGAACTTAATTCGTTGCAACAGTGCCCACctactcatgatatttcttttatCTCTTTACCATGGATGAAAAGTTATTGTCATCTATTTTGCAGGCACCTAAGCTAG